One genomic window of Streptomonospora nanhaiensis includes the following:
- a CDS encoding nucleoside deaminase produces the protein MTAPGTGTFGDWLAIAVEEARAGRDEGGIPIGAALIDRDGTVLGRGRNRRVQDGDPSIHGETAAFRAAGRRPSYRGTTMVTTLSPCWYCSGLIRQFGISRVVIGEAGTFTGGHDWLAGHGVEVVVLDDPECAELMAAFVRDNRELWLEDIGAGGED, from the coding sequence ATGACCGCACCCGGCACCGGCACGTTCGGCGACTGGCTGGCGATCGCCGTCGAGGAGGCCCGGGCCGGACGCGACGAGGGCGGGATCCCCATCGGCGCCGCGCTCATCGACCGCGACGGCACCGTGCTGGGGCGCGGCCGCAACCGCCGGGTGCAGGACGGCGACCCGTCAATCCACGGCGAGACCGCGGCCTTCCGCGCCGCCGGCCGGCGGCCCTCCTACCGGGGCACGACCATGGTCACCACGCTCTCGCCGTGCTGGTACTGCAGCGGGCTCATCCGCCAGTTCGGGATCTCGCGGGTGGTGATCGGCGAGGCCGGCACCTTCACCGGCGGGCACGACTGGCTGGCCGGGCACGGCGTGGAGGTCGTGGTGCTGGACGACCCCGAGTGCGCGGAACTGATGGCGGCGTTCGTCCGCGACAACCGCGAGCTGTGGCTGGAGGACATCGGCGCGGGCGGCGAGGACTGA
- a CDS encoding Mrp/NBP35 family ATP-binding protein, translating to MSSTPTTEQVNAALATVQDPEIHRPITDLDMVKSVEIAEGGVVHVGIYLTVAGCPMKGRIEKDVTAAVSKIEGVSRVAVELDVMSDDQRKALQTKLRGGQAEKEIPFAKPNSLTKVFAVASGKGGVGKSSVTVNLAAAMADLGHKVGVVDADIYGHSVPRMLGVSDLPTKVEDMILPPSAHGIKVISVGMFTRGNQPVVWRGPMLHRALQQFLADVFWGDLDILLMDLPPGTGDIAISVAQLLPGAEILVVTTPQQAAAEVAERAGAISAQTHQRVAGVIENMSYFVAPGSTERTYLFGEGGGQTVSEGLTKALGAQVPLLGQVPLDVRLREGGDEGRPLVLTDPDSEAAQVLRGVAEQLAGRPRGLSGMQLGITPARR from the coding sequence ATGTCCTCCACACCCACCACCGAGCAGGTGAACGCGGCTCTGGCGACCGTCCAGGACCCCGAGATCCACCGCCCCATCACCGATCTCGACATGGTCAAGAGCGTCGAGATCGCCGAAGGCGGCGTCGTGCACGTCGGCATCTACCTCACGGTGGCCGGGTGCCCGATGAAGGGGCGCATCGAGAAGGACGTCACCGCCGCGGTGTCCAAGATCGAGGGCGTCTCGCGGGTCGCCGTCGAACTCGACGTCATGAGCGACGACCAGCGCAAGGCGCTGCAGACCAAGCTGCGCGGCGGCCAGGCCGAGAAGGAGATCCCCTTCGCCAAGCCGAACTCGCTGACCAAGGTGTTCGCGGTGGCCTCGGGCAAGGGCGGTGTCGGCAAGTCGTCGGTGACCGTCAACCTGGCCGCGGCAATGGCCGACCTCGGGCACAAGGTCGGCGTGGTCGACGCCGACATCTACGGGCACTCGGTGCCCCGCATGCTGGGGGTCTCCGACCTCCCCACCAAGGTCGAGGACATGATCCTCCCGCCCAGCGCCCACGGCATCAAGGTGATCTCGGTCGGCATGTTCACCCGGGGCAACCAGCCGGTGGTCTGGCGCGGCCCGATGCTGCACCGCGCGCTGCAGCAGTTCCTCGCCGACGTCTTCTGGGGCGACCTCGACATCCTGCTGATGGACCTCCCGCCCGGCACCGGCGACATCGCGATCTCCGTGGCCCAGCTGCTGCCCGGCGCCGAGATCCTGGTCGTCACCACCCCGCAGCAGGCGGCCGCCGAGGTCGCCGAGCGCGCCGGCGCCATCTCCGCCCAGACCCACCAGCGGGTGGCGGGCGTCATCGAGAACATGTCCTACTTCGTGGCGCCCGGCAGCACCGAGCGCACCTACCTGTTCGGCGAGGGCGGCGGCCAGACCGTCTCCGAGGGCCTGACCAAGGCGCTGGGCGCCCAGGTGCCGCTGCTGGGCCAGGTGCCGCTGGACGTCCGGCTGCGCGAGGGCGGCGACGAAGGCAGGCCGCTCGTGCTCACCGACCCCGACTCCGAGGCCGCGCAGGTGCTGCGCGGCGTCGCCGAGCAGCTGGCCGGCCGCCCCCGCGGCCTGTCGGGCATGCAGCTCGGCATCACCCCGGCGCGGCGCTAG
- a CDS encoding CPBP family intramembrane glutamic endopeptidase, with protein sequence MARTWRYRWWVPPLAVVAAVLVVILVQLVMGTAAVILALASGVESTEDSVFGAPLPDLVFQLVVIATMAPIVVFIAWLVQRRPVGTLFSVTGRLRVRWLLCCGLVAVPAMAVSLGVLYAITLATSPGTPFFAPYAGGPDFALTVVVLMLLVPFQASAEEIALRGFLMQSVGSVGAGPQERRGASAVSRFLRTPLPAVVISGCVFTLLHDYFGWGLLDVAVFGMAMAWLTWYTGGLEAAIGLHVVHNMAAFVISAYEGTLDQAATGGGSWQGVISTTAEVAFYIAVVVWLAKRMGIDRTVPADDHPAAAGPGLPAPQGPWPPAPSAQPAPGTAPQAPHPPAPGGRRPAGPRLPAPGPTQHWSSPGGDGTYR encoded by the coding sequence ATGGCGCGCACCTGGCGCTACCGCTGGTGGGTGCCGCCGCTCGCGGTGGTCGCCGCCGTGCTGGTGGTCATCCTGGTGCAGCTGGTCATGGGCACCGCCGCGGTCATCCTCGCGCTGGCCAGCGGGGTCGAGAGCACCGAGGACTCCGTCTTCGGCGCACCCCTGCCCGACCTGGTGTTCCAGTTGGTCGTCATCGCCACGATGGCGCCGATCGTGGTCTTCATCGCCTGGCTCGTCCAGCGCCGGCCCGTGGGCACCCTGTTCTCGGTGACCGGGCGGCTGCGCGTGCGCTGGCTGCTGTGCTGCGGGCTGGTGGCCGTCCCGGCGATGGCGGTCTCCCTCGGCGTGCTGTACGCGATCACCCTGGCCACCTCGCCCGGCACCCCGTTCTTCGCGCCCTACGCCGGCGGCCCCGACTTCGCGCTGACCGTGGTGGTGCTTATGCTGCTCGTGCCCTTCCAGGCGTCGGCCGAGGAGATCGCGCTGCGCGGGTTCCTCATGCAGTCCGTCGGCTCGGTGGGTGCGGGCCCCCAGGAGCGCCGGGGCGCGAGCGCGGTCTCGCGGTTCCTGCGCACGCCGCTGCCGGCCGTCGTCATCAGCGGCTGCGTGTTCACCCTGCTGCACGACTACTTCGGCTGGGGGCTGCTGGACGTCGCGGTCTTCGGCATGGCCATGGCCTGGCTGACCTGGTACACCGGCGGCCTTGAGGCGGCCATCGGGCTGCACGTGGTGCACAACATGGCGGCGTTCGTGATCAGCGCCTACGAGGGCACCCTCGACCAGGCCGCCACCGGCGGCGGGTCCTGGCAGGGCGTCATCAGCACCACCGCCGAGGTCGCCTTCTACATCGCGGTGGTGGTGTGGCTGGCCAAGCGGATGGGGATCGACCGCACCGTGCCCGCCGACGACCACCCCGCCGCGGCCGGGCCCGGCCTGCCCGCGCCGCAGGGCCCGTGGCCGCCGGCGCCCTCGGCGCAGCCCGCCCCCGGGACCGCGCCCCAGGCCCCGCACCCGCCCGCGCCGGGCGGCCGGCGGCCCGCCGGCCCGCGGTTGCCCGCGCCGGGCCCCACCCAGCACTGGAGCAGCCCCGGCGGCGACGGCACCTACCGCTGA
- a CDS encoding DUF6758 family protein has translation MKSDPSCPRCGRAVHPPGLWSSAWQCDAHGPVAPLNPMRTPSPAALSLLLDFAQVPVWLPWPLPAGWVVTGFADAGDDRTGGLAVAVALSGPAPLGGVGEMALVAEDPGIGLGARLAALDGPDPGDGFGAGPPAAKLRHDGHDIALWKVETGDHAAAYAGEAMASWLWVVFTPADAGVLMAELDAVRDLRDRRDGGAELEPPYGAPSPFLASALGRAG, from the coding sequence ATGAAGTCGGACCCGTCCTGCCCCCGTTGCGGACGCGCCGTCCACCCGCCGGGTTTGTGGTCGAGCGCGTGGCAGTGCGACGCGCACGGTCCGGTGGCCCCGCTCAACCCCATGCGCACGCCGAGTCCGGCGGCGCTCTCCCTGCTGCTCGACTTCGCCCAGGTCCCCGTCTGGCTGCCGTGGCCGCTGCCCGCGGGCTGGGTGGTCACCGGGTTCGCCGACGCCGGCGACGACCGCACCGGCGGACTGGCCGTCGCCGTCGCCCTGTCGGGCCCGGCCCCGCTGGGCGGCGTGGGCGAGATGGCGCTGGTCGCCGAGGACCCCGGGATCGGCCTGGGCGCCCGGCTGGCGGCGCTCGACGGCCCCGACCCCGGCGACGGCTTCGGCGCGGGACCGCCCGCCGCCAAGCTCCGCCACGACGGCCACGACATCGCGCTGTGGAAGGTCGAGACCGGCGACCACGCCGCGGCCTACGCGGGCGAGGCCATGGCCAGCTGGCTGTGGGTGGTGTTCACCCCCGCCGACGCCGGGGTGCTGATGGCCGAACTGGACGCCGTGCGCGACCTCCGCGACCGCCGCGACGGCGGCGCCGAACTGGAGCCGCCCTACGGGGCGCCCTCGCCGTTCCTCGCCTCGGCCCTGGGCCGGGCCGGGTAG
- a CDS encoding PHP domain-containing protein, producing the protein MRIDLHAHSSVSDGTEPPAEVVSRAAAAGLDVLALTDHDTVAGTAAAAAAVPPGFTLVPGMELSCLHEGAGVHLLAYLFDPDHPELAAELRRVRDDRTVRARTMVERLRELGLDVTWDRVRAIAGVADDAGRAAGNVVGRPHIARAIVEAGGASDVPDAFDRWIGTGRPGFVARYAIDALRAVRLVRAAGGVCAVAHPARGERGDGAAPTALIEEMAEAGLGGLEADHPSHDAEEAAYWRGVAKRLDLAVTGSSDDHGELTGHRLGCRTTAPEEYARLIEPATGAVPITTG; encoded by the coding sequence ATGCGCATCGACTTGCACGCCCACAGCTCCGTCTCCGACGGTACGGAGCCCCCCGCCGAGGTCGTCTCCCGCGCGGCCGCCGCCGGACTGGACGTCCTCGCCCTCACCGACCACGACACCGTCGCCGGGACCGCCGCGGCGGCCGCGGCCGTGCCGCCCGGGTTCACCCTGGTGCCGGGTATGGAGCTGTCCTGCCTGCACGAGGGCGCGGGAGTGCACCTGCTGGCCTACCTGTTCGACCCCGACCACCCCGAACTCGCGGCCGAGTTGCGCCGGGTCCGCGACGACCGCACCGTGCGCGCGCGGACCATGGTGGAGCGGCTGCGGGAACTGGGGCTCGACGTCACCTGGGACCGGGTGCGCGCGATCGCCGGGGTCGCCGACGACGCGGGCCGGGCGGCGGGCAACGTCGTGGGCCGCCCGCACATCGCCCGGGCGATCGTCGAGGCGGGCGGCGCCTCCGACGTCCCCGACGCCTTCGACCGGTGGATCGGCACCGGCCGGCCGGGCTTCGTCGCCCGCTACGCCATCGACGCGCTGCGGGCGGTGCGGCTGGTCCGGGCGGCGGGCGGGGTCTGCGCGGTGGCGCACCCGGCGCGCGGCGAGCGCGGCGACGGCGCGGCGCCGACGGCGCTGATCGAGGAGATGGCCGAGGCCGGACTGGGCGGTCTGGAGGCCGACCACCCCTCGCACGACGCGGAGGAGGCGGCCTACTGGCGCGGGGTGGCCAAGCGGCTGGACCTCGCGGTGACCGGGTCCAGCGACGACCACGGCGAACTGACCGGCCACCGGCTCGGGTGCCGCACGACGGCACCGGAGGAGTACGCTCGGCTGATCGAACCGGCGACCGGCGCGGTGCCGATCACCACCGGGTGA
- a CDS encoding MBL fold metallo-hydrolase, translating into MFWKRKGKKKDGDEAGAAGAAVTTESADTDDERAEPTAEDGTGAAEAADGKAGAAEAAEDAAGAEKSKAADDAADAAEDTGAKAAPGGTAGDKAEDKAENTTADKADGKADAEDGGSAADEAAETDDADDADDADADDAEDADSEDDGGNKKAARPVGLFADAGAGEPGVTGPDDEGVRRVRTAGVLKAEGEEYDVVSNTWIVDADDEGVIVIDPAHDAKAILDAVGDREVYLVACTNGYNTHIGAAIEVAERDEAPIALHRRELRAWRREHGAEHRPDMEVEGGGSFKVGDLEVDVLPIPGTANGSVAYYISERGIVFTGDSLRAGELGTVGDGYIDYTQQLHSIGEVILSLPPDTRVLPDSGPETTVEAESRNFDSWVSTA; encoded by the coding sequence GTGTTCTGGAAGCGGAAGGGCAAGAAGAAGGACGGCGACGAGGCCGGTGCGGCGGGCGCGGCGGTGACCACCGAGAGCGCTGACACCGACGACGAGCGCGCGGAGCCCACCGCCGAGGACGGGACCGGCGCGGCCGAGGCGGCGGACGGCAAGGCGGGCGCCGCCGAGGCGGCCGAAGACGCGGCGGGCGCGGAGAAGTCAAAGGCCGCGGACGACGCCGCCGACGCCGCCGAGGACACCGGCGCGAAGGCCGCCCCCGGCGGCACGGCCGGGGACAAAGCCGAGGACAAGGCCGAGAACACGACCGCGGACAAGGCCGACGGCAAGGCCGACGCCGAAGACGGCGGGTCCGCCGCGGACGAGGCCGCCGAGACCGACGACGCCGACGACGCCGACGACGCCGACGCGGACGACGCCGAAGACGCCGACTCCGAGGACGACGGCGGCAACAAGAAGGCCGCCCGCCCGGTCGGCCTGTTCGCCGACGCCGGCGCCGGCGAACCCGGTGTCACCGGCCCCGACGACGAGGGCGTGCGGCGCGTGCGCACCGCCGGCGTGCTGAAGGCCGAGGGCGAGGAGTACGACGTCGTCAGCAACACCTGGATCGTCGACGCCGACGACGAGGGCGTCATCGTCATCGACCCCGCCCACGACGCCAAGGCCATCCTGGACGCGGTCGGCGACCGCGAGGTCTACCTGGTCGCCTGCACCAACGGCTACAACACCCACATCGGCGCGGCGATCGAGGTCGCCGAGCGCGACGAGGCCCCCATCGCCCTGCACCGCCGCGAGCTGCGCGCCTGGCGCCGCGAGCACGGCGCCGAGCACCGCCCCGACATGGAGGTCGAGGGCGGCGGCTCCTTCAAGGTCGGCGACCTGGAGGTCGACGTCCTGCCGATCCCCGGCACCGCCAACGGCAGCGTCGCCTACTACATCTCCGAGCGCGGCATCGTGTTCACCGGCGACTCCCTGCGCGCCGGGGAGCTGGGCACGGTCGGTGACGGCTACATCGACTACACCCAGCAGTTGCACTCCATCGGCGAGGTCATCCTCTCGCTGCCGCCCGACACCCGGGTACTGCCCGACAGCGGCCCCGAGACCACCGTCGAGGCGGAGTCCCGCAATTTCGACTCCTGGGTGTCGACCGCCTGA
- a CDS encoding alpha/beta fold hydrolase, translating to MSIPRFLDLPACVRPMIIQTPLGAVAALRATPASGGAEHQPALLVPGYTGSKEDFIALLETLAQAGRSVTAIDMPGQYESPGLPDPAQYTPDGLGRVIGEVALTLDDGPVHLLGHSFGGLVSRETVISGAVPLLSFTLMSSGPSAIGGPRARDAGGLAAALGTERTRARLEEVWTQHLEEPTRASGVDPEIHAFLRRRMLANHPEGLVRMAEALLAAPDRTADLARAELPMLVLYGENDDAWPPEAQAAMAATLGAERVVVPGAAHSPNVEAPETTAQALTAFWNRTEKIPGLPA from the coding sequence GTGAGCATTCCTCGGTTCCTGGACCTTCCGGCCTGCGTGCGCCCCATGATCATCCAGACCCCGCTGGGCGCCGTCGCCGCGCTCCGGGCCACACCCGCCTCGGGCGGCGCCGAGCACCAGCCAGCGCTGCTGGTGCCCGGATACACCGGGAGCAAAGAGGACTTCATCGCGCTGCTGGAGACCCTGGCCCAGGCGGGGCGGTCGGTGACCGCCATCGACATGCCGGGCCAGTACGAGTCCCCCGGCCTGCCCGACCCCGCGCAGTACACCCCCGACGGGCTGGGCCGCGTGATCGGCGAGGTCGCGCTCACCCTGGACGACGGGCCGGTGCACCTGCTCGGCCACTCCTTCGGCGGGCTGGTCTCCCGCGAGACCGTGATCTCCGGCGCCGTGCCGCTGCTGTCCTTCACCCTGATGAGTTCGGGGCCCTCGGCCATCGGCGGCCCCCGCGCCCGCGACGCCGGCGGCCTGGCGGCCGCGCTGGGCACCGAGCGCACGCGGGCCCGGCTGGAGGAGGTGTGGACCCAGCACCTGGAGGAGCCCACGCGCGCCAGCGGGGTCGATCCCGAGATCCACGCGTTCCTGCGCCGGCGCATGCTCGCCAACCACCCCGAGGGCCTGGTCCGGATGGCCGAGGCCCTGCTGGCCGCACCCGACCGCACGGCCGACCTGGCACGGGCCGAACTGCCCATGCTGGTGCTGTACGGGGAGAACGACGACGCCTGGCCGCCGGAGGCGCAGGCGGCGATGGCCGCGACCCTGGGCGCCGAACGCGTGGTCGTGCCCGGCGCGGCGCACTCCCCCAACGTCGAGGCGCCCGAGACCACGGCCCAGGCCCTCACCGCGTTCTGGAACCGCACGGAGAAGATCCCGGGCCTGCCCGCCTGA
- a CDS encoding DEAD/DEAH box helicase, whose protein sequence is MNTEIADALEAEGIVEPFPIQTLALPLALAGSDIIGQARTGTGKTFAFGLPLLQRVQASPADPKRPRALVVVPTRELAIQVAADLTTAGKRTGARILTVYGGRAYEPQIEGLRNGVDIVVGTPGRLLDLEKQKHLSLGDVQAVVLDEADKMLDLGFLPDIQRILTKTPEQRQTMLFSATMPSEIVSLSRSYLRRPTHVRAGDDDEPGQTRVNDIAQHVFRTHPMDKPEMLARLLQAEGRGLSMVFCQTKRACDKVAAELKERGFAAAAVHGDLGQSQRERALRAFRSGKIDVLVATDVAARGLDVDDVTHVVNYECPEDEKTYTHRIGRTGRAGRSGTAVTFIDWREVARWKLINTALDLPHSDPPETYSTSDHFFEALAIPPGTKGRLAVERRERAGLEAEEIEDIGDTGPHRGERGGERREPRGQGRGGRSRNRRRRTGGREQEAAPAAAESPAAADSGAGKGDDPAPASSGPRRRRRRRTRGGVDLPQSSQD, encoded by the coding sequence GTGAACACCGAGATCGCCGACGCCCTCGAAGCCGAGGGGATCGTCGAGCCGTTCCCCATCCAGACCCTCGCCCTGCCGCTGGCCCTGGCCGGATCCGACATCATCGGCCAGGCCCGCACCGGTACCGGCAAGACCTTCGCCTTCGGCCTGCCCCTGCTGCAGCGGGTGCAGGCCTCCCCCGCCGACCCCAAGCGCCCCCGCGCGCTGGTGGTCGTGCCCACCCGCGAACTCGCCATCCAGGTCGCCGCCGACCTCACCACGGCCGGCAAGCGCACCGGCGCGCGGATCCTCACCGTCTACGGCGGCCGGGCCTACGAGCCCCAGATCGAGGGCCTGCGCAACGGCGTCGACATCGTCGTGGGCACCCCCGGGCGCCTGCTCGACCTGGAGAAGCAGAAGCACCTGAGCCTGGGCGACGTCCAGGCGGTCGTGCTGGACGAGGCCGACAAGATGCTCGACCTCGGCTTCCTGCCCGACATCCAGCGCATCCTCACCAAGACCCCCGAGCAGCGGCAGACCATGCTGTTCTCGGCCACCATGCCCAGCGAGATCGTCTCGCTGTCGCGCAGCTACCTGCGCCGCCCCACCCACGTGCGCGCGGGCGACGACGACGAACCGGGCCAGACCCGCGTCAACGACATCGCCCAGCACGTGTTCCGCACCCACCCGATGGACAAGCCCGAGATGCTGGCGCGGCTGCTCCAGGCCGAGGGTCGCGGGCTGAGCATGGTGTTCTGCCAGACCAAGCGGGCCTGCGACAAGGTCGCCGCCGAACTCAAGGAGCGCGGGTTCGCCGCCGCCGCCGTGCACGGCGACCTCGGCCAGAGCCAGCGCGAGCGGGCGCTGCGGGCGTTCCGCAGCGGCAAGATCGACGTCCTGGTCGCCACCGACGTCGCGGCCCGCGGGCTCGACGTCGACGATGTCACCCACGTCGTCAACTACGAGTGCCCCGAGGACGAGAAGACCTACACCCACCGCATCGGCCGCACCGGCCGGGCCGGGCGCTCGGGCACAGCGGTCACCTTCATCGACTGGCGCGAGGTCGCGCGCTGGAAGCTGATCAACACCGCCTTGGACCTCCCGCACAGCGACCCGCCCGAGACCTACTCCACCTCCGACCACTTCTTCGAGGCGCTGGCGATCCCGCCCGGCACCAAGGGGCGGCTCGCCGTCGAGCGGCGCGAGCGCGCCGGTCTTGAGGCCGAGGAGATCGAGGACATCGGCGACACCGGCCCGCACCGGGGCGAGCGCGGCGGCGAGCGGCGCGAGCCGCGCGGCCAGGGCCGCGGCGGCCGGTCGCGCAACCGGCGCCGGCGCACCGGCGGGCGCGAGCAGGAGGCGGCTCCGGCCGCCGCCGAATCCCCCGCGGCCGCCGATTCCGGCGCGGGCAAGGGCGACGACCCCGCCCCGGCCTCGTCCGGTCCCCGCCGCCGGCGCCGCCGGCGCACCCGCGGCGGGGTGGACCTGCCGCAGAGCAGCCAGGACTAA
- a CDS encoding ferritin-like fold-containing protein, which yields MSEQQTSAAAGPAAASAAGAGVIDLLGLLAYARLVAFFRLAGDAELAPTLAGKGQLAEIAVSEQANYRRLHDRLRELGADPEEAMRPFVVPLDAWHARTEPQSWLESLVKAYVGDGIADDFYRRLAELADLETQALVRDTLVESGRAEFVAAQVRAAIADDPRLAGRLSLWARRLVGEALSQAQSVAARRPDLAALLGGGARESAKGGAGADDTAQPGDLAMVSRMFADLTDAHTARLEAMGLSG from the coding sequence GTGAGCGAGCAGCAGACCTCCGCGGCCGCCGGTCCCGCGGCCGCCTCTGCCGCCGGCGCGGGCGTCATCGACCTGCTGGGCCTGCTGGCCTACGCGCGGCTCGTGGCGTTCTTCCGGCTGGCCGGCGACGCCGAACTGGCGCCCACCCTGGCCGGCAAGGGCCAGCTGGCCGAGATCGCGGTCTCCGAGCAGGCCAACTACCGGCGGCTGCACGACCGCCTGCGCGAGCTGGGCGCCGACCCCGAGGAGGCCATGCGCCCGTTCGTGGTCCCGCTGGACGCCTGGCACGCCCGCACCGAGCCGCAGAGCTGGCTGGAGAGCCTGGTCAAGGCCTACGTCGGCGACGGCATCGCCGACGACTTCTACCGCAGGCTCGCCGAGCTGGCCGACCTTGAGACCCAGGCGCTGGTGCGCGACACCCTGGTGGAGTCCGGGCGGGCGGAGTTCGTGGCCGCCCAGGTGCGCGCGGCCATCGCCGACGACCCCCGGCTGGCCGGCCGGCTGTCGCTGTGGGCCCGCCGCCTGGTGGGCGAGGCGCTGAGCCAGGCGCAGAGCGTGGCGGCGCGGCGTCCCGACCTCGCGGCGCTGCTGGGCGGCGGCGCGCGCGAGTCCGCCAAGGGCGGCGCGGGGGCCGACGACACCGCCCAGCCGGGCGACCTCGCCATGGTGAGCCGGATGTTCGCCGACCTGACCGACGCGCACACGGCGCGGCTGGAGGCCATGGGGCTCAGCGGCTGA
- a CDS encoding DUF6401 family natural product biosynthesis protein translates to MRPGFFAEGPLARLSREFGLLGPLSGTTEPWLTAELDQHAAAVRDSLSADGGRITHRSLTRYLHGFIDGCRERGWHSASDGYDWETLRVLAVCRLAKEHGFVR, encoded by the coding sequence ATGCGTCCTGGGTTCTTCGCGGAAGGGCCGCTCGCCCGGCTGTCCCGAGAGTTCGGACTGCTCGGTCCCCTGAGCGGGACAACGGAGCCCTGGCTCACCGCTGAGCTGGACCAGCACGCCGCGGCCGTGCGCGACTCCCTCTCCGCCGACGGCGGCCGCATCACCCACCGCAGCCTCACCCGGTACCTGCACGGGTTCATCGACGGCTGCCGCGAGCGCGGCTGGCACTCGGCCTCCGACGGCTACGACTGGGAGACCCTGCGCGTGCTCGCCGTCTGCCGACTGGCCAAGGAACACGGTTTCGTCCGCTAA